The following proteins are co-located in the Micromonospora viridifaciens genome:
- a CDS encoding RNA polymerase sigma-70 factor, with protein sequence MVGTPQTAAEDRGRDRRDDRPDQATEAFLGHRNLLFTVAYEMLGSAADAEDVLQETWLRWAGVDLGTVRDQRAYLVRITTRQALSRLRTLGRRKESYVGPWLPEPLLTTPDVAEDVALADSVSMAMLLVLETLGPTERAVFVLREVFDVGYDEIAEAVDKSEAAVRQIAHRARAHVAARRPRQVVSAAETRDALDAFQRAVETGELQSLLDILAPDVVLLGDGGGVKQAVPRPIVGADKVARLLAGGWGRVAGISSLRSAQVNGYPALVLHLDGELDSVLALRIDDGLISGIYAVRNPEKLSHMERETLLRR encoded by the coding sequence ATGGTGGGTACGCCGCAGACCGCAGCCGAGGATCGTGGCCGAGACCGCCGCGACGACCGCCCGGACCAGGCCACCGAGGCGTTCCTCGGCCACCGCAACCTGCTGTTCACCGTCGCCTACGAGATGCTCGGCTCGGCCGCCGATGCGGAGGACGTCCTGCAGGAGACCTGGTTGCGGTGGGCCGGCGTCGATCTCGGCACGGTGCGGGATCAGCGTGCCTATCTGGTCCGGATCACCACCCGCCAGGCACTCTCCCGGCTGCGTACCCTCGGCCGGCGCAAGGAGTCCTACGTCGGCCCCTGGCTGCCCGAGCCGCTGCTCACCACGCCCGACGTGGCCGAGGACGTCGCGTTGGCCGACAGCGTCTCGATGGCGATGCTGCTGGTGCTGGAGACGCTCGGGCCGACCGAGCGGGCGGTGTTCGTGCTGCGTGAGGTGTTCGACGTCGGGTACGACGAGATCGCCGAAGCCGTCGACAAGAGCGAAGCCGCCGTTCGCCAGATCGCACACCGGGCACGGGCACACGTGGCGGCCCGCCGGCCGCGGCAGGTCGTCTCAGCGGCCGAGACCCGAGACGCGCTCGACGCGTTCCAGCGGGCGGTCGAGACCGGCGAGCTGCAGAGCCTGCTCGACATCCTCGCACCGGATGTCGTCCTGCTCGGCGACGGCGGCGGAGTCAAGCAGGCCGTCCCGCGCCCCATCGTCGGGGCCGACAAGGTGGCACGCCTGCTGGCCGGCGGATGGGGCCGGGTCGCTGGCATCTCGTCGCTGCGGTCCGCGCAGGTCAACGGCTACCCGGCGCTGGTCCTCCACCTCGATGGCGAGCTCGACAGCGTCCTGGCCTTGCGTATCGACGACGGCTTGATCAGCGGGATCTACGCCGTACGCAATCCCGAGAAGCTGTCGCACATGGAGCGGGAAACCCTCCTGCGCCGCTGA
- a CDS encoding carboxymuconolactone decarboxylase family protein: protein MDTRFNMFDNEIAVKFFKRFANAGMVIQQSPLPKSTQELVSLRASQINGCGWCIDMHTKEAAAAGETSVRLNLVAAWRESTVFTEAEQAALALAEEGTRLADAHQGVSDETWAQVRKHYDDDQIAALISLVALINAANRLAVIVHQKGVLTSPACSPRSTTDSPTEAGPAQDHPIPGRARACPSVGASPRYGSPWPTPSGWRTRRRRPRSASLVRPISCSCRAGSDCLSRSLWT, encoded by the coding sequence ATGGACACCCGGTTCAACATGTTCGACAACGAGATCGCCGTCAAGTTCTTCAAGCGGTTCGCCAACGCCGGCATGGTGATCCAGCAGTCGCCACTGCCGAAGTCCACCCAGGAGCTGGTGTCGCTGCGCGCCAGCCAGATCAACGGCTGCGGCTGGTGCATCGACATGCACACCAAGGAGGCCGCGGCCGCCGGTGAAACCTCCGTCCGGCTCAACCTGGTCGCCGCCTGGCGGGAATCCACCGTCTTCACCGAGGCCGAGCAGGCCGCGCTGGCGCTCGCCGAAGAGGGCACCCGGCTCGCCGACGCCCACCAGGGCGTGTCCGACGAGACCTGGGCCCAGGTACGCAAGCACTACGACGACGACCAGATCGCCGCGCTGATCTCCCTGGTCGCCCTGATCAACGCAGCCAACCGGCTCGCCGTCATCGTGCACCAGAAGGGGGTTCTTACCAGCCCGGCATGTTCGCCGCGTTCGACCACTGACTCCCCGACAGAGGCCGGCCCGGCCCAGGATCACCCGATCCCGGGCCGGGCCCGCGCATGTCCCAGCGTGGGGGCCAGCCCGAGGTACGGGTCACCCTGGCCGACACCGAGCGGATGGCGTACGCGACGACGGAGGCCGAGGAGCGCTTCCCTCGTTCGCCCGATCTCCTGCTCGTGCCGCGCGGGGAGCGACTGTCTCTCGCGCTCGCTTTGGACCTGA
- a CDS encoding lamin tail domain-containing protein → MKRKLVGFVSMLAIAVGGSLAVAAPAQAAPAVMITKIYYDSPGSDKGSNTSLNAEYVRLTNKRSTTINLKGWTLRDKTGYTYKFSTDFRLAAGKNVYIHTGKGTNTSAHRYWGRSWYVWNNTGDKAYLRNPSGSLIDSCTWTKRGNGYTYC, encoded by the coding sequence GTGAAAAGAAAGCTGGTCGGATTCGTCTCGATGCTGGCCATCGCTGTCGGGGGCTCGCTGGCCGTCGCCGCCCCGGCGCAGGCCGCCCCGGCCGTCATGATCACCAAGATCTACTACGACTCCCCGGGCAGTGACAAGGGATCCAACACCAGCCTGAACGCCGAGTACGTCCGGCTGACCAACAAGCGCAGCACCACCATCAACCTCAAGGGCTGGACGCTGCGCGACAAGACGGGCTACACCTACAAGTTCTCCACTGACTTCCGGCTTGCCGCCGGCAAGAACGTCTACATCCACACCGGCAAGGGCACCAACACCAGCGCCCACCGCTACTGGGGCCGCTCCTGGTACGTGTGGAACAACACCGGCGACAAGGCCTACCTGCGCAACCCGTCCGGCAGCCTCATCGACAGCTGCACCTGGACGAAGCGCGGCAACGGCTACACCTACTGCTGA